One genomic region from Halosolutus amylolyticus encodes:
- the hutG gene encoding formimidoylglutamase: protein MSFVDVRTWTAPSSDPHDEQFGDVIEATRPENADSYDAVLVGEPYDGAVIGRPGAREGPTALRTALAATKTYYLNGRPVGAIGDLGDIDIPSNESVRTAQSAVQEATTTAHELDTVPVFLGGDNSLTYPNVVPLLNDGSVGAISFDAHFDCRAVRGQPSSGTPYRQLYEDGLDAFAVVGARHFENSTEYAEYVDECGGAIVSADDVADDPIAAVDRALAAMTNVDAVYVSVDLDVLNAPEVPGVSAPTPGGISTRELFRMVRRATSIDRLAGFEVVECAPPLEDGDRTARAGARAVAYALSGIAESATDDSPAGRVPGDGGDCH, encoded by the coding sequence ATGAGCTTCGTCGACGTCCGGACGTGGACGGCACCCTCTTCGGATCCGCACGATGAGCAGTTCGGCGACGTCATCGAGGCAACCCGCCCAGAGAATGCGGACAGCTATGATGCGGTGCTTGTCGGAGAACCCTACGACGGAGCAGTCATCGGCCGGCCAGGAGCACGAGAAGGGCCGACAGCACTCCGAACTGCACTGGCGGCAACGAAAACTTACTACCTCAATGGAAGGCCGGTTGGGGCTATCGGTGACCTCGGTGACATCGACATCCCATCAAACGAGAGCGTTCGCACCGCGCAGTCGGCGGTCCAAGAGGCAACAACTACGGCTCATGAACTCGACACTGTCCCTGTGTTTCTCGGGGGCGACAACTCGCTAACCTACCCGAACGTTGTGCCGTTGCTCAACGACGGCTCGGTCGGTGCGATCAGCTTCGACGCCCACTTCGACTGTCGTGCGGTCCGTGGTCAGCCCTCCAGCGGGACGCCGTACCGACAGCTGTACGAAGACGGCCTCGACGCCTTCGCGGTCGTCGGTGCGCGCCACTTCGAGAATTCGACGGAGTACGCCGAGTATGTCGACGAGTGCGGCGGCGCTATCGTCTCCGCGGACGATGTTGCCGACGATCCGATCGCCGCGGTCGACCGCGCGCTGGCGGCGATGACTAATGTCGACGCCGTCTACGTCAGCGTCGACCTGGACGTGCTCAACGCGCCGGAAGTTCCCGGTGTTAGCGCCCCCACACCCGGTGGAATCTCCACTCGCGAGTTGTTTCGGATGGTTCGCCGGGCGACGAGTATCGACAGGCTCGCCGGATTCGAGGTCGTCGAGTGCGCCCCGCCGCTCGAAGACGGCGATCGGACGGCCCGGGCGGGCGCTCGTGCGGTGGCCTACGCTCTGAGCGGAATCGCAGAGTCAGCGACGGACGACTCTCCCGCAGGCCGAGTACCGGGAGACGGAGGTGACTGCCATTGA
- the hutU gene encoding urocanate hydratase yields MQDNDQETSETGEPSPVWEEYRGAQTGTDIECEGWRQEAALRMLNNNLDPDVAEDPENLVVYGGTGQAARSWDAYETIVEELRSLADDQTLLVQSGKPVGVFETGEDAPRVLIANSNLVGNWDSWEHFHELEAKGLIMYGQMTAGSWAYIGTQGIIQGTYETLAEAGRQHYDGDLEGKIVATAGLGGMGGAQPLAVTMNQGVCIAAEVSEERIDRRIETGYCQEKADNLDEAIERARQHAERGEPYSVGVHMNAVDLFEGLLERDVVPDVVTDQTSAHDALEGYYPSGYTVKDADQLREEDPDRYVEEALDTMERHVDAIIELQDRGSIAVEYGNNIRGQVADHRDGDEPWPLSGTPADERDPFDFPGFVPAYIRPQFCRGRGPFRWVALSGEEEDIYRTDKAVKNLFPEKESLHRWIDLAQEQVEFQGLPSRVCWLGYQTGGDDLTERARFALRINELVSTGEISAPVVVTRDHLDAGSVASPNRETESMQDGSDAVADWPILNALVNCAAGADIVSVHDGGGVGIGNSLHANNHVILDGTDRAAETARRVFTTDPGMGVIRHADAGYEEAIEEASASNVAVPMRENK; encoded by the coding sequence ATGCAAGACAACGACCAAGAGACTTCGGAGACTGGTGAACCCAGTCCAGTCTGGGAGGAGTATCGAGGCGCGCAGACGGGGACTGACATCGAGTGCGAGGGCTGGCGCCAGGAGGCTGCCCTCCGCATGCTCAACAACAACCTCGATCCCGACGTCGCCGAAGATCCCGAAAATCTCGTCGTCTACGGTGGGACCGGACAGGCTGCCCGCTCGTGGGACGCCTACGAGACCATCGTCGAGGAACTCCGGTCGCTCGCCGACGATCAGACCCTGCTCGTACAGTCCGGCAAACCGGTCGGCGTCTTCGAGACTGGTGAGGACGCGCCTCGCGTGCTGATCGCCAACTCCAACCTCGTCGGCAATTGGGATTCCTGGGAGCACTTCCACGAGTTGGAGGCGAAGGGACTGATCATGTATGGACAGATGACTGCGGGCTCGTGGGCGTACATCGGCACGCAAGGGATCATCCAAGGTACCTACGAGACGCTCGCGGAGGCAGGTCGACAGCACTACGACGGCGATCTCGAGGGGAAGATCGTTGCGACTGCCGGCCTTGGCGGGATGGGAGGCGCACAGCCGCTGGCGGTGACGATGAATCAGGGCGTCTGTATCGCCGCGGAGGTTAGCGAGGAGCGCATCGATCGCCGCATTGAAACGGGCTACTGCCAGGAGAAGGCCGATAACCTCGATGAGGCTATCGAGCGCGCCCGCCAGCACGCCGAGCGCGGCGAGCCCTATTCCGTGGGCGTCCACATGAACGCTGTCGACCTGTTCGAAGGTTTACTTGAACGCGATGTCGTCCCGGACGTCGTCACGGACCAAACCAGCGCGCACGACGCCCTAGAGGGCTACTATCCGTCGGGATACACCGTCAAGGATGCCGACCAACTCCGCGAGGAGGACCCCGACCGCTACGTCGAGGAGGCCCTCGACACGATGGAGCGTCACGTCGATGCCATCATCGAACTGCAGGACCGAGGATCGATCGCCGTCGAGTACGGGAATAATATCCGGGGCCAGGTCGCGGACCACCGCGACGGCGACGAGCCGTGGCCACTCTCGGGCACCCCTGCCGATGAGCGCGATCCCTTCGACTTCCCCGGCTTCGTCCCCGCGTACATCCGTCCACAGTTCTGTCGCGGCCGTGGACCGTTCCGCTGGGTCGCGCTCTCGGGTGAGGAAGAGGACATCTACCGTACCGACAAGGCGGTTAAGAATCTGTTTCCCGAAAAGGAATCGCTTCACCGCTGGATCGACCTCGCCCAGGAGCAGGTCGAGTTCCAAGGGCTCCCGAGCAGGGTCTGCTGGCTCGGCTACCAGACTGGAGGCGATGACCTGACCGAGCGCGCCCGCTTTGCCCTCCGGATCAACGAACTCGTCTCGACAGGTGAGATTTCTGCACCGGTCGTCGTGACTCGCGACCACCTTGACGCCGGCTCTGTCGCGAGCCCGAACCGGGAAACTGAGTCGATGCAAGACGGATCGGACGCAGTCGCGGACTGGCCAATCCTCAACGCGCTGGTCAACTGTGCAGCTGGCGCTGACATCGTCAGCGTCCACGACGGCGGTGGCGTCGGAATCGGAAACTCCCTCCACGCGAACAACCACGTCATACTCGACGGCACCGACCGCGCCGCCGAAACAGCCCGGCGGGTATTCACAACTGATCCCGGGATGGGAGTGATCCGCCACGCCGACGCAGGGTACGAGGAGGCGATCGAGGAGGCATCGGCGTCGAACGTCGCCGTCCCGATGCGAGAGAACAAATGA
- a CDS encoding helix-turn-helix domain-containing protein, with protein MYEATFRITGGVAYEEATRGTGATVELWCNDHCDLLYVSKSASDLVRRHIEDQVGITHVVEDGEETIIVTSECLKSRSPDHIESFLARHNCLLMPPIRYENGGKVCRVIAVDSKHLTRFYRDVQSEFTVTVESKREINNHAQTQPLVALGSSIPELSSQQHTALLTAHERGYYRIPRDATTAELADEMDIDRRTFEEHLRRAENKLIEALIEYLFK; from the coding sequence ATGTACGAAGCGACGTTTCGTATCACGGGGGGCGTCGCCTACGAAGAAGCGACGCGGGGGACAGGCGCAACCGTCGAACTCTGGTGTAATGATCACTGCGACCTCTTATACGTGAGCAAGAGTGCTAGCGATCTGGTCAGACGCCATATCGAGGACCAAGTCGGAATCACTCACGTTGTTGAGGACGGCGAGGAAACAATCATCGTCACGAGTGAGTGTCTTAAATCGCGCTCACCGGACCACATCGAGTCGTTCCTCGCACGCCACAACTGCCTCCTCATGCCACCGATCCGGTATGAGAACGGGGGGAAGGTCTGCCGCGTGATCGCAGTCGACTCGAAACACCTGACGCGGTTCTACCGCGATGTTCAGTCGGAATTTACGGTCACGGTCGAGTCCAAACGCGAGATCAACAACCATGCTCAGACGCAACCCCTCGTGGCTCTAGGATCGTCGATTCCCGAACTCTCATCTCAGCAACACACCGCGCTTCTCACTGCCCACGAACGGGGGTACTACCGGATCCCGAGAGACGCCACGACCGCCGAACTGGCCGACGAGATGGACATCGACCGCCGAACCTTCGAGGAACACCTCCGTAGAGCGGAGAATAAGTTGATTGAGGCACTGATCGAATATCTCTTTAAGTGA
- a CDS encoding glycine betaine ABC transporter substrate-binding protein — protein sequence MLTQSGRRKLLKVTGTGAIASTAGCLSLMDSGGDVTVGGKEFTEQLILSYISIHMLENAGNGVEDSSGLGGSTPNHEGIVQGEIDHYWEYTGTALNHHLGYEDEKITDPDEQYQRVAEEYEDEHGIVWLDMAPFNNTYVVTANQEWQAETGVETLTGLAEHINDGNEVTWGVSTQYLDNPTALGDMPEFYGYEDSMDNVSYEEMSIGTINYRAVEEGEVDLGVGFETDPQLQQFDVGIVEDDETWFVVYYPAPLVREEALDDDVRKALNVPTEHLDTETMQQLNAEVAVDERDPRAVAEDWLESEGLL from the coding sequence ATGTTAACACAATCCGGACGGAGGAAGCTGCTGAAAGTTACTGGGACGGGAGCTATCGCATCAACAGCCGGCTGTCTCAGCCTTATGGACAGTGGCGGGGACGTAACAGTCGGTGGAAAAGAGTTCACTGAGCAGCTCATCCTAAGCTACATCAGCATCCACATGCTGGAAAACGCTGGAAACGGCGTCGAAGATTCCTCGGGCCTTGGGGGGAGTACCCCCAACCACGAGGGGATCGTCCAGGGAGAGATTGACCACTACTGGGAATACACTGGAACTGCACTGAACCATCACCTCGGATACGAGGACGAAAAGATCACGGATCCGGACGAGCAGTACCAGCGGGTCGCCGAAGAGTACGAGGACGAACACGGAATTGTCTGGCTGGACATGGCTCCGTTTAACAACACCTACGTCGTGACGGCCAACCAAGAATGGCAAGCGGAAACTGGCGTTGAGACACTCACTGGGCTGGCCGAGCATATCAACGACGGCAACGAGGTTACGTGGGGCGTGTCGACTCAGTACCTCGACAACCCGACGGCACTGGGGGATATGCCGGAGTTCTACGGGTACGAAGACAGTATGGACAACGTCTCCTACGAGGAGATGTCGATCGGCACCATCAATTATCGAGCGGTCGAAGAGGGCGAGGTCGATCTCGGTGTCGGCTTCGAAACCGACCCACAACTTCAGCAGTTCGACGTTGGTATCGTTGAGGACGACGAGACCTGGTTCGTGGTCTACTACCCAGCACCACTAGTCAGGGAGGAAGCCCTCGACGACGATGTCCGCAAAGCGCTCAATGTACCCACCGAACATCTGGATACCGAAACGATGCAACAGCTCAATGCGGAAGTTGCCGTCGATGAGCGTGACCCGCGTGCGGTCGCCGAAGACTGGCTCGAATCGGAAGGACTCTTGTGA
- a CDS encoding glycine betaine ABC transporter substrate-binding protein, with translation MTTSVNRRRLLKATGAGALGSTAGCLALLDGGGGDDITVGGKEFTEQLILSYISIHMLEDAGYGVDDSSGLGGNTANHEALVQGETDHYWEYTGTGLNYHLGLEDEKITDPDEQYQRVAGEYEDEHGIVWLDMAPFNNTYVVTANQEWQAETGVETITGLAEHINDGNEVTWGVSNQYLENPTALGDMPEFYGYEDSMDNVTYEEMAIGTINYRAVEEGEVDLGVGFQTDPQLQQFDVGTVEDDETWFVIYYPAPLVREEALDDDVREALNAPTEHLDTETMQQLNAEVAVDEQDPRAVAEDWLKSEGLL, from the coding sequence ATGACAACAAGTGTCAATCGAAGGCGACTGCTCAAAGCGACCGGTGCTGGCGCGCTCGGATCGACAGCGGGATGTCTAGCTCTTTTAGACGGCGGCGGCGGCGACGACATCACCGTGGGCGGCAAGGAGTTTACCGAACAGCTCATCCTGAGCTACATCAGTATCCATATGCTGGAAGACGCCGGGTACGGCGTTGACGACTCCTCGGGGCTCGGTGGCAACACGGCCAATCATGAGGCGCTCGTCCAGGGCGAAACCGACCACTACTGGGAATACACCGGGACGGGACTAAATTACCACCTCGGGCTCGAAGACGAGAAAATCACGGACCCGGATGAGCAGTACCAGCGGGTCGCTGGAGAGTACGAAGACGAACACGGAATCGTCTGGTTGGATATGGCTCCGTTTAACAATACCTACGTCGTGACGGCCAATCAAGAATGGCAAGCGGAAACCGGCGTTGAGACGATCACCGGACTGGCCGAGCACATCAACGACGGCAACGAGGTCACATGGGGCGTGTCGAACCAATACCTCGAAAATCCGACGGCGCTGGGCGACATGCCGGAGTTCTACGGGTACGAAGACAGTATGGACAACGTCACCTACGAGGAGATGGCGATCGGCACCATCAACTACCGAGCGGTCGAGGAGGGCGAGGTCGACCTCGGTGTTGGCTTCCAGACCGACCCACAACTCCAGCAATTCGACGTTGGCACCGTCGAGGACGACGAGACCTGGTTTGTCATTTATTACCCGGCACCACTGGTCAGGGAGGAAGCGCTCGACGACGATGTTCGCGAAGCGCTCAATGCGCCCACCGAACATCTGGACACCGAGACGATGCAACAGCTCAACGCCGAAGTCGCCGTCGACGAGCAGGACCCGCGTGCGGTTGCCGAAGACTGGCTTAAGTCGGAAGGACTGCTGTAA
- a CDS encoding ABC transporter permease, which produces MTENTDLLIRQTIQHLNVSLTAIMFATVVWIPLGIFLHYNDQVARAVLGGAGMVLTIPSLAMFPLLIPVLGIGELPAITALVLYSALPMTRNTYIGLRDIDSAMLRAGKGLGMTDRQLMLRVKLPKALPVIFAGVRHAAILVVGITTVAAFFGAGGLGRSIFRGIELYNTDQVIGATIVVALIAICIDYGLYGIQRQLPGGKQGGH; this is translated from the coding sequence ATGACAGAAAACACGGATCTCCTAATTCGGCAGACGATCCAACACCTGAACGTCTCGCTTACGGCAATCATGTTCGCGACCGTCGTCTGGATCCCGCTCGGAATCTTCCTGCATTATAATGATCAGGTGGCTCGGGCGGTGCTTGGCGGCGCGGGGATGGTTCTGACGATCCCCAGCCTGGCGATGTTCCCCTTGCTGATCCCGGTCCTCGGTATCGGCGAGCTACCGGCCATCACGGCTCTCGTGCTTTACTCAGCGCTTCCGATGACGCGCAACACGTATATCGGTCTCCGGGACATCGACAGCGCGATGCTCCGCGCCGGAAAGGGGCTTGGAATGACCGACCGCCAGCTCATGCTTCGGGTGAAACTTCCCAAGGCGCTTCCAGTCATCTTCGCCGGGGTCCGTCACGCGGCGATCCTCGTCGTCGGTATCACGACTGTCGCGGCATTCTTCGGGGCCGGCGGGCTAGGACGGTCGATCTTCCGCGGCATCGAATTATACAACACCGACCAGGTCATTGGCGCGACAATCGTGGTCGCACTGATCGCCATTTGTATCGACTACGGACTATACGGAATTCAACGACAACTACCCGGCGGGAAACAGGGAGGACACTAA
- a CDS encoding ABC transporter ATP-binding protein, whose product MIELSDVTKEYPDGTVAVDGISFEVPHGETASLVGPSGCGKTTTMTMINRLTSVSEGDIYVDGDSILEVDPIELRRNVGYVIQEIGLFDHMTVEDNIGIVPDLIGWDEERIDERVSELLELIRLPPEVRNNYPGELSGGQRQRVGVARALAANPEVILMDEPFGALDPITREELQDEFLEIQKGLDVTIVFVTHDIDEAIKMGDRVAVLRNGELVQYDTPKELLRNPVNQFVEDFIGEDRLLKQLQAITVRDVMRSPDEASEVGNSSSVAPDASLKLALQRLLTVDGGLRVVSDSETIGVVNQNDIRAAIDADPTTVIEGDHA is encoded by the coding sequence ATGATCGAACTGAGCGACGTGACAAAGGAGTATCCGGATGGAACAGTGGCTGTCGACGGCATCAGCTTCGAGGTTCCCCACGGCGAGACGGCCTCGCTCGTGGGTCCCTCTGGCTGCGGGAAGACGACGACGATGACGATGATTAATCGTCTGACATCAGTGTCCGAGGGCGACATCTACGTTGATGGCGACTCAATCCTCGAGGTCGACCCGATTGAACTCCGCAGGAACGTCGGGTACGTCATCCAGGAGATCGGTCTGTTCGATCATATGACCGTCGAGGACAACATCGGAATCGTCCCTGACCTGATCGGCTGGGACGAAGAGCGGATCGACGAGCGAGTGTCCGAGTTGCTCGAACTCATTCGACTGCCTCCCGAGGTACGCAATAACTATCCCGGCGAACTCTCGGGCGGCCAACGCCAGCGCGTCGGCGTCGCTCGCGCGCTTGCGGCCAATCCCGAGGTGATCCTGATGGACGAACCGTTCGGGGCGCTCGACCCGATTACTCGCGAGGAACTCCAAGACGAGTTTCTCGAGATCCAGAAGGGCTTGGACGTTACCATCGTGTTCGTCACCCACGACATCGACGAGGCGATCAAGATGGGTGATCGTGTCGCGGTACTACGCAATGGCGAGCTGGTCCAGTACGACACGCCCAAGGAACTGCTTAGAAATCCCGTAAACCAGTTCGTTGAGGACTTCATCGGCGAGGACCGACTGCTCAAACAGCTTCAAGCTATCACGGTGCGTGACGTGATGCGATCGCCCGACGAGGCGTCCGAAGTCGGCAACAGTTCGAGTGTCGCACCCGACGCCTCGCTGAAATTGGCGTTACAGCGATTGCTCACCGTCGACGGCGGACTCCGGGTCGTCAGCGACAGCGAGACGATCGGGGTGGTGAATCAGAACGACATTAGGGCGGCAATCGACGCGGATCCGACGACAGTGATCGAGGGTGACCATGCCTGA
- a CDS encoding ABC transporter permease: MPDLALIPLSALTGWLDYILANPGDFATMLRSHVTMVFIAEFIAIAVAVPAGIAATRNPTISTIVMNTGAIAQTLPALGVIALSFAYLGIGMRPAILAMTIYALLPMLKNTVAGIENIDESKVRAGRGMGMTMWERLRRIELPLALPVIFAGIRTSTVLCVGVAYLGAFIGAGGLGDLVTRGLSTVDTSLMLAGAIPGALLVLFFDQFFKYLESYVTPEGVAVQQQTDDITA; the protein is encoded by the coding sequence ATGCCTGATCTTGCGCTCATTCCGCTATCGGCACTGACCGGCTGGCTCGACTACATCCTCGCCAACCCTGGTGACTTCGCGACGATGCTCCGCAGCCACGTCACGATGGTGTTCATCGCCGAGTTCATCGCCATCGCGGTTGCCGTGCCGGCAGGGATCGCCGCAACGCGGAATCCGACAATCAGCACGATCGTAATGAACACGGGTGCGATTGCCCAGACACTGCCCGCGCTCGGTGTGATCGCTCTCTCGTTCGCGTACCTAGGGATTGGGATGCGCCCGGCGATCCTTGCGATGACGATTTACGCGCTGTTGCCGATGCTCAAGAACACGGTTGCGGGCATTGAGAACATCGACGAATCCAAGGTCCGCGCCGGGCGAGGGATGGGAATGACGATGTGGGAACGTCTTCGCCGCATTGAGCTCCCCCTCGCTCTCCCGGTTATCTTCGCGGGTATCCGGACGTCGACGGTGCTCTGTGTTGGCGTCGCCTACCTCGGCGCGTTCATCGGTGCCGGCGGGCTCGGTGACCTCGTGACTCGCGGGCTCTCGACCGTCGACACGAGCCTGATGCTGGCGGGGGCGATTCCAGGCGCACTTCTAGTGCTGTTCTTCGATCAGTTCTTCAAATACCTCGAATCATACGTGACACCAGAGGGCGTCGCCGTCCAGCAACAGACGGACGATATCACCGCCTGA
- a CDS encoding HAL/PAL/TAL family ammonia-lyase, whose translation MIEIDGTLTIEEVTAVARDGERVELADDARDRLAASRKTVEDIVASKKRVYGVNTGYGNLKDIAVDADALEQQQRNLLRSHAVAVGDPYSTDTVRAMLVVRANALALGRSGVRPLLVDRLIDMLNEGVHPVIRSRGNTDNACALAPVGLVLIGEGEATVDGERVSGDEALAAAGLDPIEIAPREGLAIISGTTEMTALSALSIDDLRSLVIAADIAGAWTMSLVGKEPGAFDERVTDARPFGGHAESAATVRSLLPESVGSGEDMSQDPLSIRCLPQVHGTLREYLDTARDIVETELTSATGNPLIFPDGTTLSCGNFNGQHVAGIADLLSLTAAKVAHACERRAGVLLDAWEKLPAHLATDPGLESGMSRVHYAAASLATDAASVGTASERSFVASSGQEDLHASGVIAANKLTEVVILVSRVVAAELLCAARASQLGSSNLSEPLLAVLNLLETRVGLPLEDAVWDHRLESVGDLLLDGEIEATVADAGADL comes from the coding sequence ATGATCGAAATCGACGGAACGCTCACGATCGAGGAGGTGACCGCCGTCGCTCGCGACGGCGAACGAGTCGAACTCGCAGATGACGCCCGTGATAGGCTTGCGGCGAGTCGCAAGACGGTCGAGGATATTGTTGCCAGCAAGAAACGGGTGTACGGCGTCAACACAGGCTATGGAAACCTGAAAGACATCGCGGTTGACGCCGATGCACTTGAACAACAACAGCGGAATCTCCTGCGCAGTCACGCAGTCGCCGTTGGCGATCCCTACTCGACCGACACTGTCCGCGCGATGCTGGTCGTCCGCGCGAACGCACTCGCGCTTGGACGCTCTGGGGTTCGACCACTTCTCGTTGACCGACTTATTGATATGCTCAACGAAGGCGTCCACCCGGTTATCCGTTCGCGGGGAAACACCGACAACGCCTGTGCACTGGCCCCAGTCGGCCTCGTATTGATCGGAGAGGGCGAGGCGACAGTTGACGGCGAACGAGTCTCCGGTGATGAGGCGCTGGCCGCTGCGGGCCTCGATCCGATCGAGATCGCCCCCCGCGAGGGGCTCGCGATCATCAGTGGTACGACCGAGATGACCGCACTATCGGCGCTTTCAATCGACGATCTCCGGTCGCTCGTCATCGCCGCAGACATCGCGGGTGCGTGGACGATGTCCCTCGTCGGAAAAGAGCCAGGGGCGTTCGACGAGCGCGTCACCGACGCCCGCCCGTTCGGCGGCCACGCTGAGAGCGCTGCGACGGTCCGGTCGCTTCTTCCCGAGAGCGTAGGATCTGGTGAAGACATGTCCCAGGACCCGCTCTCGATCCGGTGTCTCCCGCAGGTCCACGGAACGCTTCGCGAGTACCTTGACACGGCCCGCGACATCGTCGAAACCGAACTCACGAGCGCAACAGGGAACCCACTGATCTTCCCTGACGGAACGACGCTCTCCTGTGGCAACTTCAACGGGCAACACGTCGCTGGGATCGCTGATCTGCTGTCGCTGACTGCGGCCAAGGTCGCTCACGCCTGCGAGCGCCGTGCAGGAGTGTTGCTCGACGCATGGGAGAAACTCCCCGCACACCTTGCGACCGACCCTGGACTCGAATCAGGGATGTCCCGCGTCCACTACGCGGCGGCGTCGCTTGCGACTGACGCAGCGTCGGTCGGTACTGCCAGCGAACGTTCATTCGTCGCCTCCTCGGGGCAAGAAGATCTCCACGCGTCAGGCGTGATCGCCGCAAACAAGCTTACGGAGGTAGTAATACTCGTCTCCCGGGTCGTCGCCGCCGAGTTGCTTTGTGCCGCCCGGGCAAGCCAACTGGGTTCGTCTAATCTCTCTGAGCCGCTGCTTGCGGTACTCAACCTTCTAGAAACTCGCGTTGGCCTCCCCCTAGAGGACGCCGTCTGGGATCACCGGCTGGAGTCGGTGGGTGACCTTCTTCTTGATGGAGAGATCGAGGCAACAGTCGCCGACGCTGGTGCTGATCTGTAG
- a CDS encoding YeiH family protein: MAKRQSVLPGLALLAAVAIAASAIAAAVPRIDSLILAIAIGAILGNAVGVPAWAGSGIQTYSVVLETAIVLLGARIALDQIATAGPVVVALVVGVIAFGVLFVELLSRRVFDLSPTSGSLLAAGSSVCGVSAVVAVGSSIRANEDQLAYAAATVLLFDAVTLFAFPLAGSLLDLGPRTFGVWAGLSMFSTGPVAAAGFAHSGVAGEWATITKLVRNSFIGVLAVGYAAIYLRSSADDSVVNLRQLWTSFPKFLVGFLLVATVANSGVLPAGSIESISTTADWLFLVAFAGLGFDVRLSKMRDAGARPALVVLVYLVTVSVLALVAVTMLL, translated from the coding sequence ATGGCCAAACGCCAGTCCGTCCTTCCGGGTCTCGCGCTGCTCGCAGCGGTCGCCATCGCTGCTTCAGCTATTGCTGCGGCAGTTCCGCGTATCGACTCCCTCATCCTCGCGATCGCAATCGGAGCGATCCTCGGAAACGCCGTCGGCGTACCAGCGTGGGCAGGTAGCGGGATCCAGACCTACAGCGTCGTTCTTGAGACGGCGATCGTGCTTCTCGGTGCCAGGATCGCGCTCGATCAGATCGCGACAGCTGGACCGGTCGTCGTCGCTCTAGTGGTTGGCGTCATCGCCTTCGGCGTCCTGTTCGTCGAACTCCTCTCGCGACGGGTCTTTGATCTGTCGCCAACGAGCGGATCGCTACTCGCGGCAGGATCGAGTGTCTGCGGCGTCTCTGCGGTCGTCGCGGTCGGAAGTAGCATCCGTGCCAACGAGGATCAACTGGCTTACGCCGCGGCAACTGTACTACTGTTCGATGCCGTCACGCTGTTCGCGTTTCCACTGGCCGGGAGCCTATTGGACCTCGGACCGCGCACGTTTGGCGTCTGGGCTGGACTGAGCATGTTTAGTACCGGTCCAGTGGCCGCGGCCGGCTTCGCCCACTCGGGAGTGGCCGGCGAGTGGGCAACGATTACGAAACTCGTTCGCAACTCGTTTATCGGCGTGCTTGCGGTGGGCTACGCTGCTATTTATCTCCGATCCTCGGCGGACGACTCCGTCGTCAATCTCCGGCAACTCTGGACGTCATTCCCGAAGTTTCTCGTCGGTTTCCTGCTGGTCGCCACCGTCGCGAACTCGGGTGTGCTGCCGGCGGGATCGATCGAATCTATCTCCACCACCGCCGACTGGCTGTTCCTCGTCGCCTTCGCCGGACTGGGGTTCGACGTTCGGCTCTCGAAGATGCGTGACGCAGGTGCCCGCCCTGCGCTCGTCGTCTTGGTGTATCTGGTGACGGTGAGTGTGCTTGCCCTCGTCGCGGTCACGATGCTCCTCTAA
- a CDS encoding carboxymuconolactone decarboxylase family protein, with protein MPHVDYVRLGDAPEEVRSSIDHSAYADEEDRHLFYEVLANAPSIFEERVAYFRALMTEGIVDQRDKELAYFTVATLTDCVYPASTHGRYLVEDYGTDPETVAAIIRSEYDELNDRDRFLVKFTRRIIEDPTDLTSEHYEHLREIGFDDEAIVEFLMLINAADTAVTLTHALDVRLGDKGEQPPSYLPYEE; from the coding sequence ATGCCCCACGTCGACTATGTTAGACTCGGAGACGCACCCGAGGAGGTTCGATCGTCTATCGACCACTCGGCTTACGCCGACGAGGAGGACCGCCATCTGTTCTATGAGGTGCTCGCAAATGCGCCGTCGATTTTCGAGGAGCGCGTCGCGTACTTCCGTGCGCTCATGACTGAAGGTATCGTTGATCAGCGTGACAAGGAGCTGGCGTACTTCACTGTCGCGACCCTAACTGACTGTGTCTACCCCGCTTCGACCCACGGTCGCTATCTCGTCGAGGACTACGGCACAGACCCTGAAACTGTTGCGGCAATTATACGAAGCGAGTACGACGAACTTAACGACCGAGACCGATTCCTCGTCAAATTTACCCGGCGTATTATTGAGGATCCTACCGATCTCACGTCAGAACATTACGAGCACCTGCGCGAGATTGGATTCGACGACGAGGCGATTGTCGAGTTCCTCATGTTGATCAACGCGGCCGACACCGCGGTAACACTCACTCACGCACTCGACGTTCGTCTCGGCGACAAGGGGGAACAACCGCCATCGTACCTCCCCTACGAAGAATGA